One Lysobacter enzymogenes DNA segment encodes these proteins:
- a CDS encoding lauroyl acyltransferase — MTQFAARVLYFFASLIGRLPWSWQQRLGDAVAAAWQRRDGREARVVRVNLRLAYPELLPAEREQWQQAIVRTTARQAVETLRLWTRPHAENLTLLREQHGTELFDAALAAGKGLIVAAPHYGNWELLNQWLAARTPLAILYKPPESPVGEAFLNLVRADTDAQRVTQVRAEGAAVRQLWKRLNAGGVVGILPDQQPKAGDGEFAPFFGVEALTMTLLGRLAERTGAPVLFCYCERIDQHPDGPGFALRVETAPAGIADPDPRRACAALNQAVERIARRDPAQYQWTYKRYTLRPSGDGRDNPYRAIETDRH, encoded by the coding sequence ATGACCCAGTTCGCCGCCCGCGTCCTCTACTTCTTCGCCAGCCTGATCGGCCGCCTGCCCTGGTCCTGGCAGCAGCGCCTGGGCGACGCCGTGGCCGCGGCCTGGCAGCGCCGCGACGGGCGCGAGGCCCGGGTCGTGCGGGTCAACCTGCGCCTGGCCTACCCCGAACTGCTGCCGGCCGAACGCGAGCAGTGGCAGCAGGCGATCGTGCGCACCACCGCGCGCCAGGCGGTCGAGACCTTGCGCCTGTGGACCCGCCCGCACGCCGAAAACCTGACCCTGCTGCGCGAGCAGCACGGCACCGAGCTGTTCGACGCCGCCCTGGCCGCGGGCAAGGGCCTGATCGTGGCCGCGCCGCACTACGGCAACTGGGAGCTGCTGAACCAGTGGCTGGCCGCGCGCACGCCGCTGGCGATCCTGTACAAGCCGCCGGAGTCGCCGGTCGGCGAGGCCTTCCTGAACCTCGTGCGCGCCGACACCGACGCCCAGCGCGTGACCCAGGTGCGCGCCGAAGGCGCCGCGGTGCGCCAGTTGTGGAAGCGGCTCAACGCCGGCGGCGTGGTCGGCATCCTGCCCGACCAGCAGCCCAAGGCCGGCGACGGCGAATTCGCCCCGTTCTTCGGTGTCGAGGCCCTGACCATGACCCTGCTCGGCCGCCTCGCCGAGCGCACCGGCGCGCCGGTGCTGTTCTGCTACTGCGAGCGCATCGACCAGCATCCCGACGGCCCCGGCTTCGCCCTGCGCGTGGAAACCGCGCCGGCGGGCATCGCCGACCCCGACCCGCGCCGCGCCTGCGCCGCGCTGAACCAGGCGGTGGAGCGCATCGCCCGGCGCGATCCGGCGCAGTACCAGTGGACCTACAAACGCTACACCCTGCGGCCGTCCGGCGACGGGCGCGACAATCCGTACCGCGCGATCGAGACCGACCGCCACTGA
- a CDS encoding PH domain-containing protein has translation MPADAAGAAGEPVADRRLHPMSWLFVLIQHLKQFIVPLLILVFAGRGDRNELYSLIGVGLLVLAALWRYFTYRYGVGPNGLVVRSGLLNRSLRVIPFVRIQNVAVHQTVLHRVFGVAEVRMESAAGKEPEAQMRVLTLADAMALETLVRRRGADPAQAVEERADSLLRLSPAEVLRLGLVSNGGLVLVGAGIAAALQTVPDFNGRVPERVLRGGMHWLFGRVEGYHLDAGGYALLAAATIALVAVALKTLSVTLALLRYYGFDLSEQGRRLTAERGLLARWRTTVPRRRIQAWTLEEGVLHRLLKRRRLAVDTVGADEHDEGRALKELAPIASPQTCDRLIAHLLPHARWDALEWRALPNAAWWRLFLPDMPWTVLAAFALYWHLGSWSLLALLWLPWSAFKAQRRARRMGYAMNAELVAVREGWWRRHWRFAELDKLQALQLTRSPLDRRCGTATLWLDTAGAGALSPPLRIRFLPADEARRLYDRLAGALAGRPLRW, from the coding sequence ATGCCGGCGGACGCGGCGGGCGCGGCCGGCGAACCCGTCGCCGACCGTCGCCTGCATCCGATGTCGTGGCTGTTCGTGCTGATCCAGCACCTCAAGCAATTCATCGTGCCGCTGCTGATCCTGGTCTTCGCCGGTCGCGGCGACCGCAACGAGCTGTATTCGCTGATCGGCGTCGGCCTGCTGGTGCTGGCGGCGCTGTGGCGCTATTTCACCTATCGCTATGGGGTCGGGCCGAACGGGCTGGTGGTGCGCAGCGGGCTGCTCAACCGCAGCCTGCGGGTGATTCCGTTCGTGCGCATCCAGAACGTGGCCGTGCACCAGACCGTGCTGCACCGGGTGTTCGGCGTGGCCGAGGTGCGCATGGAATCGGCCGCGGGCAAGGAGCCCGAGGCGCAGATGCGCGTGCTGACCCTGGCCGACGCGATGGCGCTGGAGACCCTGGTGCGCCGCCGCGGCGCCGACCCGGCGCAGGCGGTGGAAGAACGCGCCGACTCCCTGCTGCGCCTGTCGCCGGCGGAAGTGCTGCGGCTCGGCCTGGTCTCCAACGGCGGCCTGGTGCTGGTCGGCGCCGGCATCGCCGCGGCGCTGCAGACCGTGCCCGACTTCAACGGCCGCGTGCCCGAGCGGGTGCTGCGCGGCGGCATGCACTGGCTGTTCGGCCGGGTCGAGGGCTACCACCTCGACGCCGGCGGCTACGCGCTGCTGGCCGCGGCCACGATCGCGCTGGTGGCGGTGGCGCTGAAGACGCTGTCGGTGACCCTGGCGCTGCTGCGTTACTACGGCTTCGACCTCAGCGAGCAGGGCCGCCGGCTGACCGCCGAGCGCGGCCTGCTGGCGCGCTGGCGCACCACCGTGCCGCGCCGGCGCATCCAGGCCTGGACGCTGGAAGAAGGCGTGCTGCACCGCCTGCTCAAGCGCCGCCGGCTGGCGGTGGACACGGTCGGCGCGGACGAACACGACGAAGGCCGCGCGCTCAAGGAACTGGCGCCGATCGCCTCGCCGCAGACCTGCGACCGATTGATCGCGCACCTGCTGCCGCACGCGCGCTGGGACGCGCTGGAGTGGCGCGCGCTGCCGAACGCGGCCTGGTGGCGGCTGTTCCTGCCGGACATGCCGTGGACCGTGCTGGCGGCGTTCGCGCTGTACTGGCACCTGGGTAGCTGGAGCCTGCTGGCGCTGCTGTGGCTGCCGTGGTCGGCGTTCAAGGCGCAGCGGCGCGCGCGGCGCATGGGGTATGCGATGAACGCCGAACTGGTCGCGGTGCGCGAAGGCTGGTGGCGCCGGCATTGGCGTTTCGCCGAGCTCGACAAGCTGCAGGCGCTGCAGCTCACCCGCTCGCCGCTGGACCGGCGTTGCGGCACGGCGACCTTGTGGCTGGATACGGCGGGGGCCGGCGCGTTGAGTCCGCCGTTGCGGATACGGTTTTTGCCGGCGGATGAGGCGCGGCGGCTTTACGATCGGTTGGCGGGGGCGTTGGCGGGGCGGCCGTTGCGGTGGTGA
- a CDS encoding PH domain-containing protein yields MTPIPPGSAFPAPTSADGARERDEAHSAAGDVGADGPARTDLAETAAAAEGDATVSAYAPAARAQPDGEPVATPSAAQPDAAPSPSPATHPDTAPSPPPAANADGFPREGWQRLPARAIPLCTIDISLSLAVVFAIAAVIGGVLTVGRHAGLASGLTGALFGAGIGMWIGFRRYRNTLWRLDDHGFAVRRGVAWQRETIVPLTRVQHLDLKHGPLQRMRRLATLVVHTAGTRHSSVAIDHLDAGDAQRLRERLGRQLDHEDDQDR; encoded by the coding sequence ATGACGCCCATCCCGCCCGGCTCCGCCTTCCCCGCCCCCACCTCCGCCGACGGCGCGCGCGAGCGCGACGAAGCGCATTCCGCGGCGGGGGACGTCGGCGCGGACGGTCCGGCCCGGACCGATCTTGCCGAGACGGCGGCAGCGGCCGAGGGCGACGCCACGGTCTCCGCATACGCGCCCGCCGCGCGGGCCCAGCCCGACGGCGAGCCCGTCGCGACGCCGTCCGCGGCGCAGCCCGATGCGGCGCCCTCGCCGTCGCCCGCGACGCATCCCGATACCGCGCCCTCGCCGCCGCCGGCCGCGAACGCCGACGGGTTCCCGCGCGAAGGCTGGCAGCGCCTGCCGGCGCGCGCGATCCCGCTGTGCACGATCGACATCAGCCTGTCGCTGGCGGTGGTGTTCGCGATCGCCGCGGTGATCGGCGGCGTGCTCACCGTCGGCCGCCATGCCGGGCTCGCCAGCGGCCTCACCGGCGCGTTGTTCGGCGCCGGCATCGGCATGTGGATCGGCTTCCGCCGTTACCGCAACACCCTGTGGCGGCTCGACGATCACGGCTTCGCGGTGCGCCGCGGCGTGGCCTGGCAGCGCGAGACCATCGTGCCGCTGACCCGGGTCCAGCACCTGGACCTCAAGCACGGCCCGCTGCAGCGCATGCGCCGGCTGGCGACGCTGGTGGTGCACACCGCCGGCACCCGCCACAGTTCGGTGGCGATCGATCACCTCGACGCCGGCGACGCCCAGCGCCTGCGCGAACGGCTGGGCCGCCAGCTCGACCACGAAGACGACCAGGACCGATGA